The DNA sequence ATATTTCATTATTCCCTACTTTACAACTTTAATTTAACTCCCGGTTTTTCAGTGCTTATGTTTCTTCTTATCTTTATGCTTCTTATTTTCGTCATCTTCGTGTTTACTCTTAAAATCCCATGCGGCTAATAACGCGCGTTTCGCATTGGCTATAACTAACTCACTGGACTCACCCGCCAACGGTTTAACCTCAAAACTGATAATCGGCAACATCCCCGCCGGGCGTTTATCAAAATACCCGATATCCTTAAGTTGTTTAAGGAATTCGTAGAGTTCATTCACCCCGTTTTCCCCACCCGAAATCCCGAATCTCGGATGCTGGTCACCATACCCTACCTGCTTTGTATCTTTCATAATACAATTACCTATATGCACGTGCACAAGATAATCCTTCGCTGTTTTTAACGCATGCTTTGAAGTTTCACGGAGTAACGGTAAATGACTAAGGTCGAGGGTAAGCCCAAAATTATCTACCATCTTCCTTACAATCTTCGCGAACTCCACAGCTTCCACTGTCGGGCCAATAAGGCATTTTTTGTCTATATCAAAATCAAACGTTTCAAGTGAAACCGTTAGAACATACCCCGTCTTCTTTTCCTTCGCGTAATTACAGATTTCAACTACCGACTTAACCAACGCATCCTTTGCTTTAACAACTTCTTCGGGAGACGCCGGCATTGGCCCGCTGAGTATCGCGAGTATCCGCGCACCCATATAATAGGCTTCATCCACAGACTTTTTTACATCAGCAACAGCTGCCACCCTTGCGGGTTCATCTAACGCATTAAGGTTAAGCTTTGCGCCTAACAACGGCGGCTGCCCGGCGATAACCGGTGTGATCCCGCTTTCCACCACGATCTTCTTTAACTGTTCACGTATCGCAGGGTTATGATCATGCCTGCGGAATTCGATAGCATCAAAAAACTCATCCTTAGCTATAGCGGTAAAAGTTTCAACTACCGGCCCTTCACCCTTACCAGTCTCAGGATACGCCATTGGATGAATGATACCAAGCTGAAAATAGTTTTTACTCGGTTTTTTCATAACTTAACTTTTCCTTTCAATAAACAACCCTACTTTTTTTTCTTTACAATAAAATCCTCGAGGTCATCCGCAGTCTTTGCGAACGCGCTACCTGTAGCGATAACTGCCGGGTGGTTAATAAAATCTTCGGGCTTCTGTGCGCCTTCCTCGTACGCTTCACGGAAATACGGCACCTTCAGAAGTTTATTAACAACATCCTGGGGTACGGGCTCGTCAATATACGACTTAATATCTTCACCTTCATAATTCTCAAGCCATGCTTCAAAAATATTTGGGAATATTGTTAAAACAATATCACCACCCGCGATTTTTTCTACGTGCCACACACGTTTTTTACCGTTGATCACCGGCCCGATACGCATTGACGCAGCCAGGAGTTTACTCTCATAATGACGTTCCTTATAAATCTTATACGCTTTCTTAAATATCGCAAGCCCAGCCCACCGGCGGTCAGTCTCAGATATTTCCACACCCACAGCCTTTGCCTGTATATCGAACTCAGGATTATCCTCATACCGTCCGAGCATATGAGTAACCACAGACTTCCATTGTGAAAGATCAACACCATTAGCCCGTGCAAGCGCTAATCCTTGTTTTACAGCCTCCGCTACGGCAATCAACTGGCTTAGGGTAAACGTTAACGTTGCGTTTGTCGGTATCCCCAGGGCGGTAAGCAGCATAATCCCGTAGATTCCCTGCTTAGTCCCCGGCATTTTGATCATAACATTCCGCATTTGCTGGTTAAAACTAATACCCTGTCTGAGCATCTCCGCGGTATCCGCGAGTATCCGCGGGTCCACCTGCCCGCTGAGGTATCCGCGTTTATAATGTGTATGCTTAAAGATTGGCTCGAACATCTTAGCTCCGCGGAGCACGATTCTTTGGTATAACCGCCAGAAAAGTTCTTTATCAGAAAGATTCCTGTGTTTTTCCGCAATCTCTTTCGCTTCTTTTTCCCATTCCGGCAAAAGTTGTTTTATCACATCAAGCGATAACGGCGGGTTCGTGGTTATCCCCACCAGCACACTATCTTCAGGTTTTGACTTAACATAAAACCGGCCGAGCTGTGCACGTAAAGTTTCACGTTTATCTTCCGGCGCTTTTTCCACCACACTGTCAATCCATTTATCAAGAATCAACGGTGATGAATCAAACCATATTTCCTGTTCTTTGTTAAGATTAGCGAGTTTTTCCACCGCGCTCTGCGGCACTTGTTTTGGCATTTGTACAACTTCCTCCCTTTCAATAATAATAAATTACTCTCAAGAAAATATTATATAAAACAGTTACTTACATTCCCAACGCTTTTTTTATCACAGGCAGCATCCGTGTTGCAATCAAATAAAACCCGTGGTCGGACGGATGCACACCATCCCGTGACAACCCGT is a window from the Elusimicrobiota bacterium genome containing:
- a CDS encoding sugar phosphate isomerase/epimerase family protein, translated to MKKPSKNYFQLGIIHPMAYPETGKGEGPVVETFTAIAKDEFFDAIEFRRHDHNPAIREQLKKIVVESGITPVIAGQPPLLGAKLNLNALDEPARVAAVADVKKSVDEAYYMGARILAILSGPMPASPEEVVKAKDALVKSVVEICNYAKEKKTGYVLTVSLETFDFDIDKKCLIGPTVEAVEFAKIVRKMVDNFGLTLDLSHLPLLRETSKHALKTAKDYLVHVHIGNCIMKDTKQVGYGDQHPRFGISGGENGVNELYEFLKQLKDIGYFDKRPAGMLPIISFEVKPLAGESSELVIANAKRALLAAWDFKSKHEDDENKKHKDKKKHKH
- a CDS encoding transaldolase family protein; translation: MPKQVPQSAVEKLANLNKEQEIWFDSSPLILDKWIDSVVEKAPEDKRETLRAQLGRFYVKSKPEDSVLVGITTNPPLSLDVIKQLLPEWEKEAKEIAEKHRNLSDKELFWRLYQRIVLRGAKMFEPIFKHTHYKRGYLSGQVDPRILADTAEMLRQGISFNQQMRNVMIKMPGTKQGIYGIMLLTALGIPTNATLTFTLSQLIAVAEAVKQGLALARANGVDLSQWKSVVTHMLGRYEDNPEFDIQAKAVGVEISETDRRWAGLAIFKKAYKIYKERHYESKLLAASMRIGPVINGKKRVWHVEKIAGGDIVLTIFPNIFEAWLENYEGEDIKSYIDEPVPQDVVNKLLKVPYFREAYEEGAQKPEDFINHPAVIATGSAFAKTADDLEDFIVKKKK